One window of the Nitrospiraceae bacterium genome contains the following:
- a CDS encoding FixH family protein encodes MLTHTSRPRWVFLGVLLCILVASLFFFKESWWPLFQLTGMTANEARHIEQPMQDMEAMSGHSSMEMESSQAYAMVTPARQQLIGVTTAPVSMRPLQTVIRAVGKVDYDEQRLTHINLRISGWVENLFVDTTGQLVRKGQPLFTLYSQELVSAQDEYLLAIKANQQIQNSPLLETRHQTVQMVQSARDRLRHWTLTDAQIDELARRGNPQTYVTIYSPVAGYVIDKKVFKGTLVKPEMTLYAIADLSTVWVEAEVFEYEMPFVQVGQQGILTLAAYPGETFQGEITFIYPYLNQEARTNTVRLVFKNPKLRLKPDMYGTVQIQVNRGNKLVVPEEAVLDSGTRQIVYVVRGEGMFEPRQVTLGPKVGGYYEVVEGLALDERIATSGTFLLDSESKLMASSNMMGALGMGGIKMEQAHMGKMDMGMDKAMTGSGMVPGNKARTETSKKNAGDLMLGFSTNPSPVRIGENRIQVTLSTQQGTPVSPAQVQLTFTMPMPGMRPATVPMTARTEGIYEATVNLGMAGQWDLTVLIQRSGQPAIQGTFSVVAGGGGMSGMPGMSGT; translated from the coding sequence ATGCTCACCCACACCTCACGACCACGCTGGGTCTTCCTTGGAGTATTGCTCTGTATCCTTGTGGCAAGCCTGTTCTTTTTCAAAGAATCATGGTGGCCCCTCTTCCAATTAACGGGAATGACCGCGAACGAGGCGAGGCATATCGAACAACCCATGCAGGACATGGAAGCCATGAGCGGCCATTCTTCCATGGAGATGGAATCCAGCCAGGCTTATGCCATGGTGACTCCGGCACGGCAACAATTGATTGGCGTCACCACAGCCCCGGTAAGCATGCGTCCACTCCAGACGGTGATCCGTGCCGTGGGAAAGGTGGACTATGACGAACAACGTCTCACCCATATCAATCTTCGCATTTCAGGTTGGGTGGAGAATCTCTTTGTGGATACCACGGGCCAACTTGTTCGAAAAGGTCAGCCCTTGTTCACCCTCTACAGCCAGGAACTTGTGTCGGCGCAGGACGAATATCTGCTTGCGATAAAGGCCAACCAGCAGATTCAGAATAGCCCTCTTCTCGAAACCCGACATCAGACGGTACAAATGGTCCAGTCTGCGCGCGACCGTCTCCGGCATTGGACGTTGACGGATGCACAGATCGATGAGTTAGCGCGTCGTGGCAACCCGCAGACCTATGTCACGATCTATTCCCCTGTCGCCGGGTACGTTATAGACAAGAAGGTGTTTAAAGGCACATTGGTGAAACCCGAGATGACCCTCTATGCCATTGCCGACCTTTCTACCGTGTGGGTGGAGGCGGAAGTATTTGAGTATGAAATGCCCTTCGTCCAAGTGGGACAACAGGGAATCCTGACCCTGGCGGCCTATCCCGGAGAAACCTTTCAAGGAGAGATTACCTTTATCTATCCCTACCTCAACCAGGAGGCCCGCACCAATACCGTTCGGCTGGTGTTCAAGAACCCGAAGTTGCGGCTGAAACCGGACATGTATGGGACCGTTCAGATTCAGGTGAATCGCGGAAACAAGCTTGTGGTTCCTGAAGAAGCGGTGCTCGATTCCGGGACCCGACAGATCGTCTATGTCGTCCGGGGAGAGGGCATGTTTGAACCACGGCAAGTCACCCTTGGCCCGAAAGTTGGGGGCTATTACGAAGTCGTCGAGGGTCTGGCTCTGGACGAGCGGATCGCCACGTCCGGCACGTTTCTCCTGGATTCGGAAAGCAAGCTCATGGCGAGCTCAAACATGATGGGCGCGCTGGGGATGGGAGGAATAAAAATGGAGCAGGCGCATATGGGCAAGATGGATATGGGAATGGATAAGGCCATGACAGGATCAGGAATGGTTCCGGGGAACAAGGCACGGACAGAAACGAGTAAGAAGAACGCCGGTGACCTGATGCTGGGCTTTTCAACCAATCCCTCGCCCGTACGCATAGGGGAAAACCGGATACAGGTGACCCTATCCACTCAACAGGGCACACCGGTCTCCCCTGCTCAGGTTCAACTCACCTTCACCATGCCGATGCCGGGCATGCGCCCAGCGACGGTTCCGATGACAGCAAGAACGGAAGGCATCTATGAAGCCACGGTCAATCTTGGGATGGCAGGCCAATGGGATCTGACGGTACTGATTCAACGTTCAGGACAGCCCGCTATTCAGGGAACGTTTTCGGTGGTTGCCGGAGGGGGAGGAATGTCCGGGATGCCGGGCATGTCCGGAACGTGA